From Desulfurellaceae bacterium, a single genomic window includes:
- a CDS encoding 6-carboxytetrahydropterin synthase: LNEKPEFEGLNPSIERFAHIFCRALAERLQAPTLTAITVILWEHENAWASYRQDV, encoded by the coding sequence CTGAACGAAAAGCCCGAGTTCGAGGGCCTCAATCCCAGCATTGAGCGCTTTGCCCACATCTTCTGCCGGGCGCTGGCCGAACGCTTACAGGCGCCGACCCTGACGGCCATCACGGTCATCCTGTGGGAGCACGAGAACGCCTGGGCGTCGTATCGACAGGACGTGTAG